In the genome of Segnochrobactrum spirostomi, the window CATGGGCTCGGCGGTCGGGCAGGTGCCCGAATATGTCGAGATGGTCGCGCGCTGGTGCAAGCAGAACACCCGCATGCCGGTGATCGTGAAGCTGACGCCGAACATCACCGACGTCCGTCGCCCCGCAGAAGCCGCGCGGCGCGGCGGCGCCGATGCCGTCTCGCTCATCAACACCATCAACTCGATCATGGGCGTCGATCTCGACGCCATGGCGCCCAGTCCGCACACCGACGGCAAGGCGACCCACGGCGGCTATTGCGGCGCCGCGGTGAAGCCGATCGCACTGCACATGGTCGCCGACATCGCCCGCTCTCCGGCGACCCACGGCATGCCACTCTCGGGGATCGGCGGCGTCGAGACCTGGCGCGATGCGGCCGAATTCATGGCGCTCGGCTGCGGCACCGTGCAGGTGTGCACCGCCGCGATGGTCTACGGTTTCGGCATCGTGCGGGAAATGATCACCGGCCTCGAAGCCTGGATGGACGAAAAGGGCTATGAGCGGTTGTCCGATTTCGTCGGCCGCGCGGTGCCGAACGTCACCGACTGGCAGCACCTCAACCTGAACTATGCGGTGAAGGCGCGCATCGACCAGGATCTCTGCATCAAGTGCGGGCGCTGCCACATCGCCTGTGAGGATACGTCCCACCAAGCGATCTTCGCCACCAAGGACGGGATGCGGCACTTCGAGGTCAACGACGCGGAGTGCGTCGGCTGCAATCTCTGCGTCAACGTCTGCCCGATCGAGGACTGCATCACGATGGTGCCGCTGATGAACGAGCTCGACGCCCGCACCGGCCGCTATGTCGACGGCTCCGTGCTGCCCTGGACCGCCCACCCGAACAACCCGGCGGTCCGCCAAGCGGCGGAGTGAGTCGGGGTAAGCTGGGAAAGGCCCCTCATCCGGCCCTACCGGGCCACCTTCTCCCCGGCGGGGAGAAGGAGCGGAGAGGTTGGTGATCGTAAGGAAGGCGAGGCGCTTCGGCTCCCTCTCCCCGCCGGGGAGAGGGCTGGGGTGAGGGGAATGGCACCGGGCTTTCAGGATCCGAGACCACTCGGCACGCGGGGGCGCCATGGTGGAGGGAGAGGAGAAGAGAGCGGCGACGGTTCAACGGGCGCGGAGCCTGCGCGTGAGCATGACGGCGCCCGAGCAGCGCTTGTGGGCTCATCTGCGGGATCGGCGCTTGGGCGGGTACAAGTTCGTTCGGCAGATGCCGATCGGTCGCTACGTCGCGGACTTCGCATGCCGGGAGCGGAGGCTGATCGTCGAGGTCGACGGATGGCAGCATGCGGAGAGCCGGGGCGATCGCGTCCGGGACGAGGCGTTGCGTGTGCAAGGTTACCGCGTGCTGCGGTTCTGGAACGACGAGGTTTCGCGCGAGATGGAGAACGTCTTGGAGACGATCCTCGCCGCGTTGGAGGGGCGGTTGGATTGAGGGGGGCGATGATGTGCCGGCCCCTCATCCGGCCCTACCGGGCCACCTTTTCCCCGGCGGGGAGAAGGAGCGGAGAGGTTGGTGACCGCAAGGAAGACGAGACGCTCCGACTCCCTCTCCCCGCTGGGGAGAGGGCGGGGGTGAGGGCCCTTCGAGACTAAGAACCTTGAGGATACGAGCGATTTCGGGGACTCAACGCGGGACGATGCCGCGGAGCAGGATGGCGAGGAGAGCGTCGTGGGAGCGGCGGTAGAAGGCGTCGTCGGACAAGTCGCGGCCGGTGAGGGCGCGGATCTGGAAGGCGAAGTCGGCATAATGCTGGGTCGTCGCCCAGATCGAGAAGATCAGATGGAGCGGCTCGATCGGGGCGAGGCGGCCCTCGGCGATCCAGCGTTCGATCGTCTTCGTCTTGGCGTCGACCAGGGCCTTCAAGGGGCCGCTCAGCATGGCGCCGAGATGGGGGGCGCCTTGCAGGATCTCGAGCGCGAACAGTCGCGAGGCCGCCGGATAGAGCCGCGAGGCCTCGAGCT includes:
- the preA gene encoding NAD-dependent dihydropyrimidine dehydrogenase subunit PreA gives rise to the protein MADLSVDFCGIKAPNPFWLASAPPTDKEYNVERAFRAGWGGVVWKTLGEEGPPVVNVSGPRYGALHGPDRRVMGFNNIELITDRPLEVNLAEIKAVKSRWKDRAVVVSLMVPCEEEAWKKILPRVEETGCDGIELNFGCPHGMSERGMGSAVGQVPEYVEMVARWCKQNTRMPVIVKLTPNITDVRRPAEAARRGGADAVSLINTINSIMGVDLDAMAPSPHTDGKATHGGYCGAAVKPIALHMVADIARSPATHGMPLSGIGGVETWRDAAEFMALGCGTVQVCTAAMVYGFGIVREMITGLEAWMDEKGYERLSDFVGRAVPNVTDWQHLNLNYAVKARIDQDLCIKCGRCHIACEDTSHQAIFATKDGMRHFEVNDAECVGCNLCVNVCPIEDCITMVPLMNELDARTGRYVDGSVLPWTAHPNNPAVRQAAE
- a CDS encoding endonuclease domain-containing protein is translated as MVEGEEKRAATVQRARSLRVSMTAPEQRLWAHLRDRRLGGYKFVRQMPIGRYVADFACRERRLIVEVDGWQHAESRGDRVRDEALRVQGYRVLRFWNDEVSREMENVLETILAALEGRLD